Proteins co-encoded in one Capsicum annuum cultivar UCD-10X-F1 chromosome 9, UCD10Xv1.1, whole genome shotgun sequence genomic window:
- the LOC107841573 gene encoding uncharacterized protein LOC107841573 gives MAQHANRSCSVRENQPKNLLTDEVPSFSLGLTQDKVFNLGSTNVFSNEGVTIEELRSKHRNDSEKIVEIMKRKGLTKTSSPTKFQKSVKKKKLDEKGECSKIASPVASDSESEQEKVEEVIRDQIFMARILPKFAPHIGRHTVNDIEDRIKTMLTKNQYKMFCTKSIFGFFMKKKDCVVQAQLGRCIMSLETGESSTSSIVIRAKGTILHFTIREFALVTGLNCATNKDEFVFEEERPNRIIDQYFDDEIDTVAISHLHFDLVESSRYSDYPWGSVAFEELARSLHKKLKSKEKFYMLLGMPLAIQIWLYECCSNVPRNVAFKVDSQIPHILNWKTNSPRPRYEILMGSMFDDTDDNVVFMNIEPTRTKISAFHIPKKLVPGSASYNEDDIDSDDDFQDPPQRQNQFTIKKKHHGDLTPIHKLIQTKVTLRGNRKDINHPDSKKSISVQSPAPSSFSSEDEDGVVSKKVFDKFWEKVWKEFNDIRGLVSFRFDQMMNAINENKEQEKGSKSDQLLADENVKSTSPYQATTKFVHEFNKNPEVTLVVEEMAGYQSNSMNDVYNEIDGYNEDNDIVLEKVDIDVHEAKDVCVALITKSVDESIGEAQISESQLRFSDDVLRSIDLDSITKANVEVEYEFKIFIKFIQNKEGAIEMNVNTPAGHESEVNDVDNSKLDQQYKTEVHIPVGVNVERNVDQHLSDSQTTLSDELLPSLNAYVNLEQSIIVHPSANQAQQTPMHVSRIRRPSRYNESPFTMKFGSTDVSTEEQWRTFDQKHPFISHPVNAIEDTKFTNKFMTWLSSDLLKYHSKRNIKEEHYLKEKAKIPVINFKILSVEDKNWFYVMGTPSQTWSDEQIDVCLYYLRKKSKYDPNISYKFSTVDCNFMNIVTTVFDVYKLDDATLNAGGKKYHLNEYVSGFRMHATVPWCIYVYDSLSAAGHDAAVLTEIKKLAKDCGLYMVTYAECLTFGEVVPCIDFDPDLIRIKYYASLLWDYGTRKANAKAQSDDEAPMRPLRITE, from the exons ATGGCTCAACATGCAAATCGAAGTTGTTCAGTTAGAGAAAATCAACCGAAGAATTTACTTACCGATGAAGTACCATCGTTTAGTCTTGGCTTAACACAAGACAAAGTTTTTAATTTGGGTTCTACTAATGTTTTCTCTAATGAAGGTGTTACCATTGAAGAGTTGAGATCTAAGCACCGTAACGATTCCGAAAAGATTGTGGAAATAATGAAAAGGAAAGGATTGACAAAAACTTCATCtcccacaaaatttcaaaaatcagtgaaaaagaaaaagttggaTGAAAAAGGAGAATGTAGTAAAATTGCAAGTCCCGTTGCATCAGATTCTGAATCTGAACAAGAGAAAGTGGAGGAG gtCATTCGTGATCAAATATTCATGGCCCGGATATTGCCCAAATTTGCTCCTCATATAGGACGTCATACGGTCAATGACATTGAAGATCGTATTAAGACAATGCTGACGAAGAATCAGTACAAGATGTTTTGTACTAAAAGTATATTTGGTTTcttcatgaagaagaaagattgtgTAGTCCAAGCCCAATTAGGGAGATGCATTATGTCACTTGAAACTGGGGAAAGTTCTACAAGTTCCATAGTCATTCGAGCAAAGGGCACAATTCTTCATTTCACTATTAGAGAATTTGCTTTGGTGACTGGCTTGAATTGTGCTacaaataaggatgaatttgtgTTTGAAGAGGAGCGCCCAAATAGAATTATTGATCAATACTTTGATGATGAGA TTGATACCGTAGCTATTTCACACCTCCACTTTGATTTGGTTGAGAGTAGTCGCTACAGTGATTATCCATGGGGATCGGTTGCATTTGAAGAATTAGCTAGAAGTTTGCATAAAAAGTTGAAGTCGAAAGAAAAGTTCTATATGCTACTTGGAATGCCACTGGCCATTCAAATTTGGTTATACGAATGTTGTTCAAATGTACCTCGTAATGTTGCTTTCAAGGTGGATTCTCAAATCCCTCATATTTTGAATTGGAAGACAAATTCTCCTCGTCCAAGATATGAAATTCTTATGGGAAGTATGTTTGATGATACAGATGACAAT GTTGTTTTTATGAATATCGAGCCAACAAGAACGAAGATTTCAGCTTTTCATATACCGAAGAAGCTTGTTCCTGGATCTGCTAGTTATAATGAAGATGACATTGATTCGGATGATGATTTTCAGGATCCTCCACAAAGACAAAATCAGTTTACCATAAAGAAAAAACATCATGGCGATTT GACTCCAATTCACAAGTTAATTCAAACAAAAGTTACGCTACGTGGAAATAGGAAAGACATAAACCATCCTGACAGTAAAAAATCTATTTCGGTTCAGTCACCTGCTCCGTCTTCGTTCAGTTCTGAAGATGAAGATGGTGTTGTCTCGAAGAAAGTCTTTGATAAGTTTTGGGAAAAG gTATGGAAAGAGTTTAATGATATCCGTGGCCTAGTGTCTTTCAGGTTTGATCAGATGATGAATGCAATCAATGAAAATAAg GAACAAGAAAAAGGCAGCAAATCTGATCAGCTATTAGCGGATGAAAATGTTAAGAGTACATCACCCTATCAAGCGACTACAAAATTTGTTCATGAGTTTAATAAGAATCCTGAAGTCACATTG gTTGTCGAAGAGATGGCAGGATATCAAAGCAACAGTATGAATGATGTGTATAATGAGATTGATGGGTACAATGAGGATAATGACATTGTTCTG gaaaaagttGATATAGATGTTCATGAAGCAAAAGATGTTTGTGTTGCTCTG ATCACAAAATCAGTTGACGAAAGTATTGGTGAAGCACAAATATCAGAATCTCAACTCAGATTTTCAGATGACGTCCTTAGAAGCATTGATCTTGACTCCATAACAAAAGCCAATGTTGAAGTTGAATATGAGTTCAAG AtctttataaaatttatacaaaaCAAAGAAGGTGCGATTGAGATGAATGTAAATACACCAGCGGGACATGAGTCAGAGGTTAATGATGTGGACAATTCAAAGCTAGATCAGCAATATAAGACTGAAGTCCACATTCCTGTGGGAGTAAATGTTGAAAGAAATGTTGATCAACATTTGTCTGACTCTCAGACTACTCTTTCGGATGAGCTTCTTCCCAGTCTTAATGCGTATGTCAATCTTGAACAAAGTATAATTGTACATCCATCGGCAAATCAAGCACAGCAAACGCCAATGCATGTTTCAAGAATTAGGCGACCATCTAGATACAATGAGTCACCATTCACAATGAAATTTGGTTCAACAGATG TAAGCACAGAAGAGCAATGGAGAACATTCGATCAGAAGCATCCCTTCATATCTCATCCAGTTAATGCAATAGAAGACACTAAATTCACCAACAAGTTCATGACGTGGCTTTCATCGGATCTTCTTAAATATCATTCGAAAAG GAACATCAAAGAAGAGCATTATTTGAAGGAAAAGGCAAAAATACCAGTtatcaactttaaaattttatctgTTGAAGACAAGAATTGGTTCTACGTTATGGGTACTCCTAGTCAGACGTGGTCAGATGAG CAAATTGATGTATGCTTGTACTATCTGCGAAAGAAGTCCAAGTATGATCCCAATATCTCATATAAGTTTAGCACTGTAGACTGCAATTTCATGAACATTGTTACAACTGTGTTTGATGTGTATAAATTGGATGATGCAACTCTTAATGCTGGTGGAAAGAAATATCATCTGAATGAGTATGTAAGTGGATTCCGCATGCATGCTACAGTGCCATG gtgtatatatgtatatgattcttTGTCAGCTGCTGGTCATGATGCGGCAGTGCTTACTGAAATTAAAAAGTTAGCTAAG GATTGTGGTTTATATATGGTTACGTATGCCGAGTGTCTTACTTTTGGTGAAGTTGTTCCATGTATTGACTTTGACCCAGATCTAATTCGCATAAAATACTATGCTTCACTGTTGTGGGATTATGGTACTAGGAAAGCAAACGCaaaggcacaaagtgatgatgaagcaccaatgaggcctcTTCGGATCACTGAGTAA
- the LOC107841574 gene encoding uncharacterized protein LOC107841574, giving the protein MGSIPVLIKHTGSMNNIKQQYEDYIGDSTLLSINALYNQLREVIASNMDVDLTCKSIQIEYQLTDIEGKIRIHNDMGLKVYIMQKRNVKTMSALPFYTLICKSRNCDFLFRASDINKSGIFGVKEFLPEYTCPIKDKIYPKFHATSKLIGVMVKQKFKNHKRKYSATEIRSDMKEDLDMDLTYIMCWRAKEQALEDLRGKPSASYGKLPAYIHVLNTTYPGSHIRMKKHEDNEFLYIFVALTTFIQGFDHCRLVIVVDTSYLRGLYSGTFVAACTMDGAGHIFPLAYGIVDSENDASWTWYFQNLKEAYGEKEHMCVVSDRNPSIIKVVIGVYNNVPHYAYMWHLWGNVKKFFRKSHDALSEIFYTMAKSYSKSEFHNLMEKVEVVDVRVKNYLELAGYDKWARSYATVHRGWTLTSNIAESINAALEALYTRTDLIGKFQAILQQNEAECTRMKVIPVSEYVCIVHDKEKHFIVCLKEKKCSCHAFQLDEIPSVHACAVLDSKNLEKGPYCSNLYKPKIVLRTYDLLVYPLPHKDDWVIPQEILDEVVLPPKYKSPLEDL; this is encoded by the exons CATTCAAATTGAATATCAGTTAACAGATATTGAAGGTAAAATACGTATACATAATGACATGGGTTTGAAGGTCTACATTATGCAGAAAAGGAATGTAAAGACAATGAGTGCTTTGCCCTT ttacACATTAATATGCAAATCAcgtaattgtgattttttattccGTGCATCTGATATCAACAAATCAGGAATATTTGGTGTTAAAGAATTCTTACCCGAATACACATGTCCGATaaaggataagatttatcctaAGTTTCATGCTACTAGTAAGTTGATTGGAGTTATGGTGAAACAAAAGTttaaaaatcacaaaagaaaataCAGTGCGACTGAAATCAGAAGTGACATGAAGGAAGACCTTGATATGGATTTGACGTATATTATGTGTTGGCGAGCTAAGGAACAAGCACTTGAAGATTTGAGAGGAAAACCTTCGGCATCATACGGAAAACTACCTGCATACATTCATGTTTTGAACACTACTTATCCAGGTTCACATATACGAATGAAAAAGCATGAAGATAAtgagtttttgtatatttttgtcgcACTAACTACATTCATACAAGGGTTCGATCACTGTAGACTTGTGATAGTTGTTGATACAAGTTATCTTAGAGGACTATACAGTGGCACATTTGTAGCTGCATGTACCATGGATGGAGCCG GCCATATATTTCCATTGGCATATGGAATAgtagattctgaaaatgatgcatcctgGACATGGTACTTTCAGAATCTAAAGGAAGCATACGGTGAAAAAGAACATATGTGTGTAGTTTCCGATCGTAACCCAAGCATTATAAAAGTTGTTATCGGAGTGTACAATAATGTACCACATTACGCTTAtatgtggcatctatggggtAATGTGAAAAAATTTTTTAGGAAGTCACATGATGCATTGTCTGAAATCTTCTATACCATGGCGAAATCATACTCAAAGtctgaatttcataatttaatggAGAAAGTGGAGGTAGTTGATGTTAGGGTGAAGAATTACTTGGAGTTGGCGGGATACGATAAGTGGGCTAGGTCATATGCAACAGTTCATAGGGGATGGACCTTAACATCAAATATTGCAGAGTCAATTAATGCTGCACtg GAGGCATTGTACACACGCACGGATCTTATTGGAAAATTTCAAGCAATTCTCCAACAGAATGAAGCAGAGTGTACACGTATGAAG GTTATACCAGTGTCAGAGTACGTCTGTATTGTCCACGATAAGGAGAAACATTTTATAGTTTgtctaaaggaaaaaaaatgttctTGTCATGCATTCCAATTGGATGAGATACCATCTGTGCATGCTTGTGCTGTACTTGATAGCAAGAATCTTGAAAAAGGACCATATTGCTCTAATCTATACAAGCCAAAAATTGTACTGAGAACGTATGATCTTCTTGTATATCCTCTACCACATAAAGATGACTGGGTGATACCTCAGGAAATTTTAGACGAAGTAGTTTTGCCCCCAAAATACAAGTCGCCCCTGGAAGACCTGTAA